The Carassius carassius chromosome 16, fCarCar2.1, whole genome shotgun sequence genome window below encodes:
- the LOC132160214 gene encoding uncharacterized protein LOC132160214 gives MVEWATDVSWTIALAILASPAALDQLSVTCEKSICAAKGSEVTLSCSYFNIEIKTGFWFSVKQSTNWRKNYEPEDLTLDSDYSGRGKQTVTNYHSTLTISDVRERDSGEYQLMFIMKDGVKHLSSAAVNLTVTVLQVKMNPVYTDTIDERVKLTCASSCTSGVSYHWLKNGQDLDTESRDIIVSISPNAVKFSCFFHPDRTNASSYLCVSPNGCWDVTYSSRRVCALVGSTVDISCSYLHPSSDTVNKTFWHYGRPDVKDLLEEHQFAGRVEYVGNKLRIKELKSSDSGEYRFKFITDSDQYSGSPGVTLTVTGNR, from the exons ATGGTTGAATGGGCAACAGATGTGTCATGGACCATTGCTTTAGCAATATTAGCTA GCCCTGCAGCACTGGATCAGCTCTCTGTGACCTGTGAAAAGAGTATTTGTGCTGCGAAGGGGTCAGAAGTGACACTGAGCTGCTCTTACTTCAACATCGAAATCAAAACTGGGTTCTGGTTCAGCGTGAAACAAAGTACAAACTGGAGAAAAAATTACGAACCTGAAGATTTGACTTTAGACTCAGACTACTCAGGACGGGGGAAACAGACAGTCACAAACTACCATTCAACACTCACAATATCagacgtgagagagagagactctggaGAATATCAGCTCATGTTCATCATGAAGGATGGAGTTAAACATCTCAGCTCAGCAGCCGTCAATCTAACAGTCACAG TCCTGCAGGTGAAGATGAATCCTGTATATACAGACACGATAGATGAGAGAGTAAAACTGACTTGTGCCTCTTCCTGCACCTCTGGAGTTTCTTACCACTGGCTGAAGAACGGTCAGGATTTAGATACAGAGTCCCGCGATATAATTGTGTCAATCAGCCCAAATGCTGTCAAATTTTCCTGTTTTTTTCATCCAGACCGAACAAATGCCTCCTCTTATCTGT GTGTTTCTCCAAACGGCTGCTGGGATGTGACTTACTCCTCTAGAAGAGTCTGTGCTTTGGTTGGCTCAACTGTAGACATTTCCTGCTCATACTTACATCCCTCTAGTGatactgtaaataaaacattctgGCATTACGGTCGGCCTGACGTAAAGGATCTGCTTGAGGAGCATCAGTTTGCTGGTCGTGTGGAGTATGTGGGGAACAAACTGAGAATCAAAGAGCTCAAGAGCAGCGACTCTGGAGAATATCGATTCAAGTTCATCACTGACTCAGACCAATACTCAGGATCACCTGGAGTCACTCTTACTGTTACAGGTAACCGATAA
- the LOC132159978 gene encoding gastrula zinc finger protein XlCGF57.1-like produces MMFVKDESEENMSEPETRRIKHEDPETCKIKLEEPETWRIKHEEAETWIIKHEEPETWRIKHEEPGTCRIKHEEPETCIIKHEEPGTCRIKHEEPETCIIKHEEPETCRIKHEEADTCTIKLEHPETWIIKHKEPETCRIKHEEQGGLMKMKEERQDLKDVEEKFQDHRDLDVNEEKSVSCSLKKTEVKKPFSCSQCGNTFRCNTNLRDHMLIHAGIKPFSCSQCGKSFTKKAGLKDHMLIHTGIKHFSCSHCGKSFTKKSNLNSHMLIHTGIKSFSCSQCGKSFTQKGDLKKHLVKHSSEKPFSCSQCGNIFTYKANLKKHMLVHAGIKSFSCSECGKSFMLKSSLNRHMLIHAEIKPFSCSQCGKSFTLKEQLKSHLVSHTSVKPFSCSQCGNTFTCKASLKDHMLIHAGIKPFICSQCGKSFTLKGQLTSHLVTHTSEKPFRCSQCGKSFRWKSSLNGHMLIHAGKKRFSCSQCGESFTLKGQLTSHLVTHTS; encoded by the exons ATGATGTTTGTTAAAGATGAGAGTGAAGAGAACATGAGTGAACCAGAAAccaggagaataaaacacgaggatcCAGAAACCTGCAAAATAAAActcgaggaaccagaaacctggagaataaaacacgaggaggcAGAAACCTGGataataaaacacgaggaaccagaaacttggagaataaaacacgaggaaccaggaacctgcagaataaaacatgaggaaccagaaacctgcataataaaacacgaggaaccaggaACCTGCAGAATAAAACATGAGGAGCCAGAAACCTGCataataaaacacgaggaaccagaaacctgcagaataaaacacgaggaggcGGATACCTGCACAATAAAACTTGAGCATCCAGAAACCTGGATAATAAAACacaaggaaccagaaacctgcagaataaaacatgaggaacaaggag gcctgatgaaaatgaaagaagaaaGACAAGATCTGAAAGATGTGGAGGAGAAATTTCAGGATCATAGAGATCTTGATGTCAATGAAGAAAAATCTGTGAGTTGCAGCCTTAAAAAAACAGAAGTCaaaaagcctttcagctgctctcagtgtggaaacactttCAGATGTAACACAAATCTTAGGgatcacatgttaattcatgctggaataaagcctttcagctgctctcagtgtggaaagagttttacaaagAAAGCAGGCTTAAAGgatcacatgttaattcatactgggataaagcatttcagctgctctcactgtggaaagagttttacaaagAAATCAAACCTTAATagtcacatgttaattcatactgggataaagtctttcagctgctctcagtgtggaaagagttttacacagaaaGGAGACCTTAAGAAGCATTTGGTAAAACACTCTTCAGAAaaacctttcagctgctctcagtgtggaaacatTTTCACGTATAAAGCAAACCTTAAGAAGCACATGTTAGTTCATGCTGGGATAAAGTCTTTCAGCTGCtctgagtgtggaaagagttttatgCTGAAATCAAGCCTTAATaggcacatgttaattcatgctgagataaagcctttcagctgctctcagtgtggaaagagttttacattgAAAGAACAACTTAAAAGTCATTTGGTAAGTCACACTTCAGTAaaacctttcagctgctctcagtgtggaaacactttCACGTGTAAAGCAAGCCTTAAGgatcacatgttaattcatgctgggataaagcctttcatctgctctcagtgtggaaagagttttacactgaAAGGACAACTTACGAGTCATTTGGTAACTCACACTTCAGAAAAACCTTTCAggtgctctcagtgtggaaagagttttagatGGAAATCAAGCCTTAATGGacacatgttaattcatgctgggAAAAAGCGTTTctcctgctctcagtgtggagaGAGTTTTACACTGAAAGGACAACTTACGAGTCATCTGGTAACTCACACTTCATAA
- the fam20cl gene encoding extracellular serine/threonine protein kinase FAM20C, whose product MRVCTRRCSRTLRLWLLIVFLCLHLLVVSLVLSIYHTSCELHSYPDIQTSISFSVQNTSASTSTMVAAGSDTQEVEMDGTAGDLAKLEALYSHPLYNLPTPPLADGDWLLRVRTKKKEGERSAQQWLSANEDGYDPILWNASAETHPPWLRFHLGISRWQMYQHKDPNLSALTQQMASHRIVSAVQKSGGTQLKLVMSFPNYGQALFKPMKQERHEETNANLYYFSDFERHNAEIAAFHLDRILGFRRVPPVLGRLINVLKEIKDITTDHKLVTTFFTSPVGNACFYGQCSYYCSTEHAICGRPLKIEGSMAAMLPDQSLAPRRSWRSPWRRSYSRSKLAQWETESNYCDSIKKTPPYDRGTRLVDLIDMSILDFLMSNMDRHHYETFEKFGNDTFLIHLDNGRAFGRHSKDEPSILAPLVQCCRVRRSTLLRLRLLSLQSYRMSDVMRASLSQDPLAVMAPLLTEQHLSALDRRLETVLQTIQDCLQQHQHRSDVIYDDITDYPGA is encoded by the exons ATGCGAGTATGTACACGTCGGTGTTCACGGACATTGCGCTTATGGCTGTTAATTGTCTTCCTGTGTCTGCACTTGCTCGTGGTTTCTCTTGTCCTGTCCATATACCACACTTCCTGCGAGCTCCACTCATACCCTGATATCCAGACCTCCATCAGCTTCTCCGTTCAAAATACATCTGCTTCAACAAGCACAATGGTGGCTGCAGGAAGTGACACACAGGAAGTGGAAATGGACGGCACAGCAGGTGATCTTGCCAAACTGGAGGCTCTGTACTCCCACCCGCTGTATAATTTGCCCACTCCACCACTGGCCGATGGTGATTGGCTGCTGAGAGTCCGAACTAAGAAAAAAGAGGGAGAGCGAAGCGCACAGCAATG GCTGAGTGCTAATGAGGACGGCTATGATCCTATCCTCTGGAATGCTAGTGCTGAGACACATCCACCTTGGCTCCGGTTTCACCTTGGTATATCTCGCTGGCAGATGTATCAGCACAAAGACCCCAATCTGTCAGCGCTGACTCAGCAAATGGCATCCCATCGCATTGTCAGTGCAG TGCAAAAATCAGGTGGGACGCAGCTGAAGTTGGTGATGTCATTTCCTAATTATGGACAGGCGCTCTTCAAACCCATGAA ACAGGAACGGCATGAGGAGACCAATGCGAATCTGTATTACTTTTCTGACTTTGAGAGGCATAATGCTGAGATTGCAGCCTTCCACCTGGACAG GATACTGGGTTTCAGAAGGGTGCCTCCAGTGCTTGGGAGgcttattaatgtattaaaagagATCAAAGACATCACCACCGACCATAAACTGGTCACAACATTTTTCACGTCTCCAG TGGGGAATGCATGTTTTTATGGCCAGTGTTCCTATTACTGCTCCACAGAGCATGCTATCTGTGGCCGTCCCCTCAAGATAGAGGGGTCTATGGCTGCTATGTTGCCAGACCAGAGTTTGGCACCACGTCGCTCATGGAGGAGTCCCTGGAGGCGGTCATACAGTCGAAGCAAGCTGGCTCA ATGGGAGACAGAGTCCAACTACTGTGACTCCATTAAAAAGACGCCTCCCTATGACCGAGGCACTCGATTGGTAGATCTGATCGACATGAGCATTCTGGACTTTCTAATGA GTAACATGGACAGACACCACTATGAAACGTTTGAGAAGTTTGGCAATGACACATTTCTCATACACTTGGACAATGGAAGAGC GTTTGGACGTCATTCTAAAGATGAACCGTCTATATTAGCTCCTCTTGTGCAGTGCTGCAG GGTTCGTCGTTCCACATTGCTACGTTTACGCCTGCTATCTCTCCAGTCGTATCGGATGAGTGATGTCATGCGTGCATCTTTGTCTCAGGACCCTCTTGCAGTGATGGCCCCACTCCTCACTGAACAACATCTTTCCGCTTTAGATCGTCGCCTAGAAACAGTCTTACAAACCATTCAGGACTGTCTACAGCAGCATCAACATCGTAGTGATGTCATatatgatgacatcaccgattacCCTGGGGCTTGA
- the LOC132159155 gene encoding dynein axonemal light chain 4-like gives MAETVDGKKDEADYKRLHSFPLIRHTDMSEEMRVETMELCVTACEKFASNNENAAKMIKESMDKKFGSSWHVVIGEGFGFEITHEMKNLLYMFFGGGLAVCVWKCS, from the exons ATGGCAGAGACCGTCGATGGCAAGAAGGATGAAGCAGACTACAAGAGACTACACAGCTTTCCTCTCATACGG CACACAGATATGTCTGAGGAGATGCGGGTGGAGACCATGGAGCTCTGCGTGACGGCGTGTGAGAAGTTTGCCTCAAATAATGAG AACGCCGCCAAAATGATAAAGGAGTCTATGGATAAGAAGTTCGGGAGCTCTTGGCATGTGGTGATTGGTGAGGGCTTCGGTTTCGAAATTACGCATGAAATGAAGAACCTGCTTTACATGTTCTTCGGTGGAGGCTTGGCGGTGTGTGTATGGAAGTGTTCCTAA